A single window of Candidatus Neomarinimicrobiota bacterium DNA harbors:
- a CDS encoding acetate--CoA ligase family protein: MTASKPDIKLLFEPDSVAVIGVSQEPGKIGYKILENMIEVGYQGKIYPVNPKGGQALGLTILTSVEEIEGEVDVAVIAIPARFVYDAVVSCAKKQVKILTIISSGFSEVGNLEEEQRILNYAHAHNMRVLGPNIFGHYSAKVALNATFGPRDIRPGNVAIITQSGALGIAMIGKTAVQNIGLSSIISVGNKTDINESDLLEYLIEQEETKIILMYVEGIQEGERLVAILKRATRVKPVIVIKSGRSKRGAVAAASHTGSLAGSDKVFDAIMRQCGVLRAESIQEALEWSKFLSHTPIPQGRNTIIITNGGGVGVMATDACEKYDIKLYDDQEKLRETFESVAHGFGSTKNPVDITGEATKADYVKALKEALVDDDIQSVIALYCETAMMDSQELTEMIDEMYVQYHAKGKPITFSVFGGEKTEAAITALHKDNIPVYRDVYDGVSCLGALHFIRKVQVQEVAAVTEAEVDVDVVNQLIDSALADGRNFLLAEEGQGLLGAAQLPGPQGGVVHSVQAAVSLADQIGYPVVMKVVSRDILHKSDAGGVLLDLDNSEEVVDGYQTIIHSCKANVPNAVIDGIEVVEQITAGTEVILGGRRDANFGPTLMFGLGGIYVEVMKDVAFRALPLSQQEIRTMIKEIRSYPLLLGVRGEARKDIESIVIALEKVSALVSMVPRITDIEINPMVVYKQGSGARAVDIRVLLSDDKEDSK, translated from the coding sequence ATGACAGCAAGTAAGCCAGATATAAAATTATTGTTTGAACCCGATTCTGTAGCCGTGATCGGTGTCAGTCAGGAGCCGGGAAAAATTGGCTATAAGATCTTGGAGAACATGATCGAAGTTGGGTATCAGGGTAAGATATACCCGGTGAATCCCAAAGGGGGACAAGCCCTGGGCCTGACTATTCTCACCAGCGTGGAGGAAATTGAGGGAGAAGTGGATGTAGCCGTGATTGCCATCCCAGCCCGCTTTGTCTATGATGCTGTAGTTAGTTGTGCTAAAAAACAGGTGAAGATCTTAACCATCATTTCCTCTGGTTTCTCAGAAGTTGGGAACCTGGAAGAAGAACAACGGATACTGAACTATGCCCATGCGCATAATATGCGCGTACTCGGCCCCAATATATTTGGGCACTATTCAGCCAAAGTAGCTTTGAATGCCACTTTCGGCCCCCGTGATATCCGTCCTGGCAACGTAGCCATTATTACTCAGAGCGGCGCTCTGGGCATTGCCATGATCGGGAAAACGGCAGTTCAGAATATTGGACTATCATCCATTATTTCAGTTGGGAATAAAACTGACATAAATGAATCTGATCTTTTAGAATACTTGATTGAGCAGGAAGAGACAAAGATCATCCTCATGTATGTTGAAGGTATTCAGGAAGGTGAACGATTGGTTGCCATACTCAAACGGGCTACCAGGGTAAAGCCGGTTATTGTGATCAAGTCTGGCCGTTCCAAGCGTGGAGCTGTGGCTGCTGCCAGCCACACCGGCTCACTGGCGGGCTCTGATAAAGTTTTTGATGCCATCATGCGCCAATGTGGTGTTTTGCGGGCAGAGAGCATTCAGGAGGCTCTGGAGTGGAGTAAGTTCCTCTCCCATACCCCAATTCCGCAAGGCCGGAATACCATCATCATTACCAATGGGGGTGGTGTCGGTGTTATGGCTACTGATGCCTGCGAAAAGTATGATATTAAGCTTTATGACGATCAGGAAAAACTGAGAGAGACCTTCGAGAGTGTAGCTCATGGTTTTGGATCCACCAAAAACCCGGTTGATATCACAGGTGAAGCCACCAAAGCTGACTATGTGAAAGCTCTCAAAGAAGCCCTGGTTGATGACGACATACAATCAGTTATCGCACTGTATTGTGAAACCGCCATGATGGATTCACAGGAATTAACTGAGATGATCGATGAAATGTATGTTCAGTACCATGCCAAAGGAAAGCCCATTACTTTCTCAGTTTTTGGCGGAGAAAAAACTGAAGCCGCCATCACTGCTTTACACAAGGATAATATCCCGGTCTATCGGGATGTCTATGACGGAGTGTCCTGTCTGGGAGCCCTGCATTTTATACGCAAGGTGCAAGTTCAGGAAGTCGCTGCAGTTACTGAAGCCGAGGTCGATGTGGATGTTGTGAACCAGCTCATCGATAGTGCACTGGCTGATGGTCGCAATTTTCTCTTGGCCGAAGAGGGGCAGGGATTATTGGGTGCTGCTCAACTACCAGGTCCGCAAGGAGGGGTGGTTCACTCAGTTCAGGCGGCTGTTAGTCTGGCTGACCAGATCGGCTATCCAGTGGTAATGAAGGTCGTATCCCGTGATATTCTACATAAAAGCGATGCTGGCGGTGTATTGCTGGATCTGGATAACTCTGAGGAAGTTGTTGATGGGTATCAAACGATCATCCACTCCTGTAAGGCAAATGTACCCAATGCAGTCATCGATGGTATTGAAGTAGTGGAGCAGATAACAGCCGGTACAGAAGTTATCCTCGGGGGCCGACGAGATGCCAATTTTGGACCAACTCTTATGTTTGGTTTAGGCGGCATTTATGTTGAGGTGATGAAAGATGTTGCTTTTCGGGCTCTGCCTCTCAGTCAGCAGGAGATTCGAACCATGATTAAGGAAATTAGATCCTATCCATTGTTATTAGGTGTCAGGGGAGAGGCGAGAAAGGATATTGAAAGCATTGTTATTGCCCTTGAAAAAGTATCTGCCCTGGTCAGCATGGTTCCCAGGATCACTGATATTGAGATCAATCCAATGGTGGTATACAAGCAGGGAAGCGGTGCTCGTGCTGTTGATATACGCGTATTATTATCTGATGATAAAGAGGATTCAAAATAA